CTGGCCCTCACCACTGCCCGCCCCCGCGGTGGTCTCTTCGTCGCCACCCCGCTCTGCGACGAGGAGCACGTACTGGTCGCGGCCCCGCGCTGGGCCGCCCGGCTCGCCCCCGAAGTGCTGCTCCGCAAGGGGGCGGTGGTCCTGGAACAGCTTCCGGTGGTCGAGGTGCACGAGTCGCTGCCGTTCGTCTCCCGCTACTGGGCCGCCGTCTTCGAGACCAAACCGGCGGCGGCAGCGACAGTGATCGCCCCCGACCTGCGAGCCGTACGGGATTCCGCGGCCTCCGGTGCCGGTCTTGCCGTCCTGCCGCGCTATTTGTGCGAGGAGGCCTTGGAGCAGGGGCGGCTCGTGGCGCTGCTCGACCCTGCGGTGCCTCCGCTGCGAACGTACTTCCTGGTGGTGCGGACCGGGACGCTCGCGCTCTCGCACATCGCGCGGGCGCACGAGGGTTTGTTGCAGGCCGCAGGGGACTGGTGAGTTTCAGGACACCGCGTACGGGCCATTTTCTTCCCATGACCGAACGGCCCGTGATCAAGCGCACCGCACGCGCCATCCTGCTCGACGGGGACGACCTCGTCCTCATCAAACGCACCAAGCCGGGGATGGATCCCTACTGGCTCACGCCCGGTGGTGGCGTGGAGCCTTCCGACACCACCGTCGTCGAGGCCCTGCACCGCGAGGTGCTCGAAGAGCTCGGCGCCAAGATCACCGACGTGGTGCCCTGCTTCGTCGACACGATCGAACACATCGTCGACGGCGGGGTCTCCGGGGTGAAGGTCCAGCACTTCTTCGTGTGCCGGCTCGGCTCCATGGACCCCTCCCTGCGACACGGCCCCGAGATCGACGAACCGGTCGGCGAGTACGAGATCGTCCGGGTGCCGTTCAGCCGGGTCGGCATCGCCGCCGTCCATCTCGTCCCTCTCTCCCTGCGTCACTACCTCGACGGCAACATCGAAGGAGTTCGCGCCATGCACGCCCCCGACCTGGGCTGATCACTGTTCGCCGGGGTGAGCTCGCCACTCGCGGTGGTGAGCTCGGCCAGGAAGTCGTGCCGGATGCGGTCCGACGGCACCCCTGCTCCGCGCAGGGCGTCGACCCCGCGGCGGACCATGCCGAGCGGGCCCGAGAGGTAGGCGTCGCGCTCCTCCCAGCGCCCGTAGCGGCAGACGGCGTCCGGGAGCCGCCCCTGCTCCTCGGTGACCGGGTGGACGGAGAGCCAGGGGAAGGTCTTCTGGAGCCGCAGCATCGTGTCGATGTCGTAGAGGTCGTGACCGCTGCGCGCCCCGTAGAAGACGTCGACCGGCCGCCGGTCCCCGTGCTCGGCGACGTCCTCGACCAGGGCCTTGATCGGCGCTATCCCGGTGCCACCGCCCAGGCAGAGCAGTCCGCTGTCGGTGGAGTGGTCGACCGTCATGGAGCCGGCCGGCGGGCCGAGGCGCAGGGTGTCTCCGGGGCGCGCTCTGTGGACCAGTGCGTTGGACACCCAGCCTGCCGGGACCGCTTTGATGTGGAGGGCGAGCAGCCCGTCGGGCCGGGGCGCCGAGGCGAAGGAGTAGTGGCGCCAGATCCGTGGCCACCAGGGGGTCTCCAGCGTCGTGTACTGCCCCGCCAGGAAGGGGTACGGCTGATCGGGCCGGAGGGTGACGACGGCGACGTCGGGGGTGCGGAGATCGTGGGAGACCACCTCGGCCTGCCACCACGCGGGCGCGCGCTCCTCGTTCTCCGCCGCCGCGTCGATCATGATCTGGGAGATCGTCGTGTACGTACGGACCCAGGCCGCCTCGGTCTCCTCGCCCCAGCTCGCCGTGGCGTACCGGACGAGCGCTCCGATCAGGGCCTCGCCGACGGCCGGGTAGTGGGCGGCCTGGGTGCCGTACTTGCGATGTCCCTTGCCGAGGTTCTCCAGATACGCGGTGAGGACGGGTACGTCGTCCAGGTGCTCGGCCGCTGTCAGGAGGGCCTTCAGGAGCCGGTCCCGCTGGGTGTCCATGGCCGCGGGGAACATCTCGCGCAGCTCGGGGTTCCGGACGAAGAGCAGGGCGTAGAAGTACGAGGTCACCTGGTCGGCGACGGGTGCGATTTCCGCCAGCGTCCGGCGGACCAGAATCGCGTCGTGGGAGGCCTCTCCGGGTATTCGGGCCTCCGTCCCGTCCGTCGTGCTGGTCGGAGCATCCATCATGTGCCTCGCCTCGCGCTGGCCGGCTTCCGTGCCCGCAGCATGACATTTCCGGGCACCGCTTCGGACGGAAAGCGGAGTTCTCGGTCCATAGGGCCGGGTTTCCGGCTAAGCTGCGCGGTTTCGGACGAAGCTGTAGGCCTCTCGCAGGTCCCCTCCGGTGTAGCTGTGGCGGGAAAGCCCGGCGAGATGATGGTCCGCGTTCACGGCCACGGTGTCCCGCACGATCGCGAAGAGCTCGGCGTCGGACATCGAATCCCCGTAGGCCACGCAGTCGGCCCATTCCATGCCGTACTCCGCGCAGAGCTCCCGAGCGATCCGTACCTTCCCCGCCGCGTCGAGGATGCCGGGCCGATGGATCGGCTCCGTGAAGGGGACAGCAGGCCAGCGTGACCCGTGCACCGTGTCGACGCCCCAGTCGAGAAGGCGGTCGACGAAGAAGTCGGGCGAGAGGGAGATGACCGCACAGCGCTCACCCCGGGCCCTGATGTCGGCCCAGACCTCGCGGATGCCCGTCAGCCAGGGCGCGCCCTCGAAGGCCGCGGCGACCTGCTCCGGGGTGAGCGTGGCCCAGAGCTCTCGGGCCCTCACGGCGAACTCGTCCGGAGTGAGCCCCCGCAGAAACCCCTCCTCCAGTGCGGCGATCTCCTCCGCGAGGCCCAATTGCCGGGAGATCTCCACGGCGGCGGCCGAACCTCTGATCAGCGTGCCGTCGAGGTCGAAGAGGTGCAGTCTGCTGTGTCGGGATTCCGTGGATTCACTCGGTTTCACGTGAAACATCGTCCGTATCCCAGGGGCTGGAATCAACGCTTCCCGGGTAATCGGCCGGATCTCGTAAACCGGTGGACGGAAGATCACTGCTTCGGTCAGCCTGAAAGGCATGCCGACTTCCCCCTCAGCTCTCGCTCAGCTCCCCATCCGGCGCCTCACCGCGGACGACCTCCTCGCCTGCGCCGACCTCTCCGAGAACCGGGGGTGGCTGCGCGAAGAGCACAAGTGGGGCCATCTACTGACGGCGGGCACCGGCTACGGCATCGACGACCCGTCCGGCACGGGGCTGGTCACCTGCTGCGTGGTCACCTCGTACGGCCAGGAGCTCGCCGCGATCGGCATGGTGCTCGTCGCCGAGGCGTACGCACGCCAAGGGGTGGGACGCCGGCTCATGCAGCACGTCCTGGCGGAGGCGGGTGACACCCCGCTGACCCTGTATGCCACCGCCAACGGCCAGCCCCTCTACGAGCAGCTGGGCTTCATCGAGACGAGCCGGTCCGAGATGGTGCGCGGACAGTTCAGCTTCACCACGCCCGCACCGGACGTCCCCGTCCGCCCGGCGACCGCCGAGGACCTCCAAGCGATCGTGCGCCTGGACCGCGAGATCTTCGGCCTCGACCGCACGCACATCCTCACGCGGCTGCCCGCGTTCGCGGACCACCTGCGGGTCGCGGAGGAGGACGGCGAGATCATCGGCTTCGCGGCGGCCTGGCCCAACATGGACACGCATGTCGTCGGGCCGCTGATCGCCAAGGACCCGGCCACGGCCCAGGCGCTGATCGCCTCCCTTGCCGCCGCCACCGACCGGCCTCTGCGCACGGACATCGACGTACGCCACACGAAGCTGCTGAGCTGGGCGAAGGAAAACGGCATCGACTCGATCACCACCACCGCCGTGATGGTTCGCTCCCTCCCGGACCTCCCCGGCGACTGGCGCCGGCGCTTCGCCCCCCTGACCGTCGCGGCGGGCTGACCTCCGTTTCCCCTCGGCACCCGGGCAGATTTACTTGCAGACGCGCATTATTGCGCCGCATCGTCTACCCTGGTTCGTGAGCCGCTCCGGCGCCGAGGAGAGACCGAGGAGAGACCATGACCGCCACGGACCCCGCACTGACCGCGCTCTCCCAGCGCTGGTGCGCCCTCTCCCTGCTGCACGGCAGGATCGAGTCGCACATCGAGCGCGCCCTGGAGTCCCGGCACGGTCTGAGCGTCCGCGAGTACTCGCTCCTCGACGTCCTCAGCCGCCAGCACAGCGGCCCCGGCGGTCACCTCCAGATGAAGCAGGTCGCCGACGCCGTCGTGCTGAGCCAGAGCGCCACCACCCGGCTCGTCACCCGGCTCGAGGACCGCGGCCTGCTCACCCGGTACCTCTGCGCCACTGACCGGCGGGGCATCTACACCGATGTCACCGAGGCCGGCCAGAAGCTCCTCGAAGAGGCCCGTCCCACCAACGACAGCGCGCTGCGTGAGGCCCTCGACGAAGCCGCGAAGAACCCCGAGCTGGCGCCTCTGGTCCAGGTCGTGGAGGGCGTGGGCGTCACCGTCTGACGCGGGGGAAAGGCGGCGGCAGCGGAGGAGCGTGCGTACGCTGCGGAGCATGAGCGATCTTGACGTACGCCCTGCCGTCGCCGCCGATCTCCCGGCCATCGTGGCGATGCTCGCCGACGACCCGCTGGGTGCGCAGCGCGAGTCCCCCGACGACCTCTCCCCGTACCTCGCCGCTTTCGAGCGCCTCGCGAGCGATCCCCACCAGCACGTCGTCGTGGCGGTCCGCGGGGAGAAGGTCGTCGGGACG
The sequence above is a segment of the Streptomyces sp. NBC_01255 genome. Coding sequences within it:
- a CDS encoding NUDIX hydrolase, whose protein sequence is MTERPVIKRTARAILLDGDDLVLIKRTKPGMDPYWLTPGGGVEPSDTTVVEALHREVLEELGAKITDVVPCFVDTIEHIVDGGVSGVKVQHFFVCRLGSMDPSLRHGPEIDEPVGEYEIVRVPFSRVGIAAVHLVPLSLRHYLDGNIEGVRAMHAPDLG
- a CDS encoding globin domain-containing protein produces the protein MDAPTSTTDGTEARIPGEASHDAILVRRTLAEIAPVADQVTSYFYALLFVRNPELREMFPAAMDTQRDRLLKALLTAAEHLDDVPVLTAYLENLGKGHRKYGTQAAHYPAVGEALIGALVRYATASWGEETEAAWVRTYTTISQIMIDAAAENEERAPAWWQAEVVSHDLRTPDVAVVTLRPDQPYPFLAGQYTTLETPWWPRIWRHYSFASAPRPDGLLALHIKAVPAGWVSNALVHRARPGDTLRLGPPAGSMTVDHSTDSGLLCLGGGTGIAPIKALVEDVAEHGDRRPVDVFYGARSGHDLYDIDTMLRLQKTFPWLSVHPVTEEQGRLPDAVCRYGRWEERDAYLSGPLGMVRRGVDALRGAGVPSDRIRHDFLAELTTASGELTPANSDQPRSGACMARTPSMLPSR
- a CDS encoding MarR family winged helix-turn-helix transcriptional regulator, with product MTATDPALTALSQRWCALSLLHGRIESHIERALESRHGLSVREYSLLDVLSRQHSGPGGHLQMKQVADAVVLSQSATTRLVTRLEDRGLLTRYLCATDRRGIYTDVTEAGQKLLEEARPTNDSALREALDEAAKNPELAPLVQVVEGVGVTV
- a CDS encoding LysR family transcriptional regulator, whose protein sequence is MDLALLRTFVAVHRAGSFTRAAALLGLSQPAVTSQIRTLERQLGRPLFLRQARGVTPTTIGDELAHRAAPHLDALVEIAETGLDEESGVRTLHIAGPPEFTALRALPALTPLVGQGLAIRATFLGNAEEILDGLAAGHHDLALTTARPRGGLFVATPLCDEEHVLVAAPRWAARLAPEVLLRKGAVVLEQLPVVEVHESLPFVSRYWAAVFETKPAAAATVIAPDLRAVRDSAASGAGLAVLPRYLCEEALEQGRLVALLDPAVPPLRTYFLVVRTGTLALSHIARAHEGLLQAAGDW
- a CDS encoding GNAT family N-acetyltransferase; amino-acid sequence: MPTSPSALAQLPIRRLTADDLLACADLSENRGWLREEHKWGHLLTAGTGYGIDDPSGTGLVTCCVVTSYGQELAAIGMVLVAEAYARQGVGRRLMQHVLAEAGDTPLTLYATANGQPLYEQLGFIETSRSEMVRGQFSFTTPAPDVPVRPATAEDLQAIVRLDREIFGLDRTHILTRLPAFADHLRVAEEDGEIIGFAAAWPNMDTHVVGPLIAKDPATAQALIASLAAATDRPLRTDIDVRHTKLLSWAKENGIDSITTTAVMVRSLPDLPGDWRRRFAPLTVAAG
- a CDS encoding HAD family hydrolase, whose translation is MFHVKPSESTESRHSRLHLFDLDGTLIRGSAAAVEISRQLGLAEEIAALEEGFLRGLTPDEFAVRARELWATLTPEQVAAAFEGAPWLTGIREVWADIRARGERCAVISLSPDFFVDRLLDWGVDTVHGSRWPAVPFTEPIHRPGILDAAGKVRIARELCAEYGMEWADCVAYGDSMSDAELFAIVRDTVAVNADHHLAGLSRHSYTGGDLREAYSFVRNRAA